The following coding sequences lie in one Prochlorococcus marinus XMU1411 genomic window:
- the tig gene encoding trigger factor, with product MAKEALIVKTTPLPQSRISFELEIPSETCKTCVNETISNISRSAKIPGFRLGKIPKQVLIQRIGITQLHASALEKIIDKSWQEALKIKSIEPLSEPELVDGFETLLAKFSPEKTLKVTLQTDVAPELKLKKSKGLSVEISKTKFDPKSVDEALEKSRNQFANIIPVTNRAAKLGDIAVVSFKGKYKDSGKEIDGGTSESMDLELEKNKMIPGFVEGIVKMKIGDSKTLNLKFPEDYSHEDSRGKEAIFEVNLKDLKEKELPELNDDFAKQSGNKESLKELKKDIEKQLKDNFEKTQKDIKIEALLDALTNELVTEIPKSMIDIEVRNNIEQTAQRFAQQGLDVKSTFTPELVKSLAESTRPQAEKNVQRNLALKALAEKENIKVEKDEIDLKMKDYEDEISKSSKQIDIKKLIEVISNDLLKEKLIIWLEENSTVKEKSTKTSKAIKTTKTATKATKASKATKTQNKKEKK from the coding sequence ATGGCTAAAGAAGCATTAATAGTCAAAACAACTCCTCTACCTCAAAGTAGAATTTCATTTGAATTAGAAATACCATCTGAGACATGCAAAACGTGCGTAAATGAGACAATCAGTAATATCAGTCGTTCGGCTAAAATTCCTGGATTTAGACTTGGCAAAATTCCTAAACAAGTCTTAATCCAAAGAATTGGCATCACACAATTACATGCTTCTGCTCTAGAGAAAATTATTGATAAATCATGGCAAGAAGCATTAAAAATTAAATCTATAGAACCACTAAGTGAGCCAGAATTGGTAGATGGATTTGAAACTTTACTCGCAAAGTTTAGTCCTGAAAAAACACTAAAGGTTACTCTTCAAACTGATGTTGCCCCCGAATTAAAACTAAAAAAATCCAAAGGACTTAGTGTTGAAATCTCAAAAACAAAGTTTGATCCTAAGTCAGTAGATGAAGCGCTAGAGAAATCTAGAAATCAGTTTGCAAATATTATTCCAGTAACTAATAGAGCAGCAAAATTAGGAGATATTGCTGTAGTTAGTTTCAAAGGAAAATATAAAGATTCTGGCAAAGAGATTGATGGTGGGACAAGTGAATCAATGGATCTTGAGTTAGAAAAGAACAAAATGATTCCCGGTTTCGTTGAGGGAATCGTAAAGATGAAAATTGGTGATAGTAAAACACTTAACCTTAAATTTCCTGAAGATTATTCTCATGAGGATTCAAGAGGCAAAGAGGCGATCTTTGAAGTCAATCTTAAGGATCTTAAAGAAAAAGAATTACCTGAACTTAATGACGATTTTGCAAAACAGTCTGGTAACAAAGAATCATTAAAAGAGCTAAAGAAAGATATTGAAAAGCAACTTAAAGACAATTTTGAAAAAACTCAAAAAGATATCAAAATTGAAGCTTTATTAGATGCCTTAACAAACGAATTGGTTACTGAAATTCCAAAATCTATGATTGATATAGAAGTGAGAAACAATATTGAACAAACTGCTCAAAGATTTGCTCAACAAGGTCTTGATGTTAAATCTACTTTTACTCCGGAATTAGTGAAGTCATTAGCTGAGTCCACAAGGCCTCAGGCTGAAAAAAATGTGCAAAGAAATTTAGCTCTTAAAGCATTAGCAGAAAAAGAAAACATAAAAGTTGAGAAAGATGAAATTGATTTAAAAATGAAAGATTATGAAGATGAAATCTCTAAATCTTCAAAACAAATAGATATTAAAAAATTGATAGAAGTAATAAGTAACGATTTACTCAAAGAAAAATTAATAATTTGGCTTGAAGAAAATTCCACAGTAAAAGAGAAAAGTACAAAAACTTCTAAAGCTATCAAAACCACAAAAACTGCGACAAAAGCTACAAAAGCATCAAAAGCGACAAAAACTCAAAATAAAAAAGAAAAAAAATAA
- a CDS encoding aspartate-semialdehyde dehydrogenase translates to MRQSPFLPDRPLKVAVLGSSGAVGSEILKILEERDFPISELVLLSSERSEGKKIIWKDEELVTKKTTKEEFLNLDLVLASAGGSISKKWFSTIMEQNALLIDNSSAFRLDQNVPLIVPEVNASDVLKHDGVIANPNCTTILLTLVLAPLNKLSAIKRVVVSTYQSVSGAGQLAMEELKLLTEHYLQGNPQKSKVLPYSLAFNLFLHNSPMLANNYCEEEMKMVNETRKILNIADLKLSATCVRVPVLRAHSESLNIEFARVVEPKDALEELNKSPGIEIIEDYKNNRFPMPNDVMGRDNVAVGRLRTDISQPNGLELWLCGDQIRKGAALNAVQIAELLIPKK, encoded by the coding sequence GTGAGACAATCTCCGTTTTTGCCTGATAGGCCATTAAAAGTTGCTGTTTTAGGATCTTCAGGTGCTGTGGGATCTGAAATACTTAAAATTCTCGAAGAACGGGATTTCCCAATATCAGAATTGGTATTGCTTTCATCAGAGCGTTCAGAAGGAAAAAAAATTATTTGGAAAGATGAAGAATTAGTTACAAAAAAGACAACTAAGGAAGAATTTTTGAATCTTGATTTAGTTTTAGCTTCAGCTGGTGGAAGTATTTCAAAAAAATGGTTTTCTACCATTATGGAACAAAACGCTTTATTGATAGATAATTCAAGTGCATTTAGGTTAGATCAGAATGTACCTCTTATAGTTCCTGAAGTTAATGCTAGTGATGTACTTAAACATGATGGGGTAATAGCTAATCCAAACTGCACTACCATTTTGTTGACATTAGTTTTAGCTCCGTTAAATAAACTTTCGGCTATTAAAAGAGTTGTTGTCTCAACATATCAATCTGTAAGTGGTGCAGGGCAATTGGCGATGGAGGAACTAAAACTTTTAACTGAACACTATCTTCAGGGTAATCCTCAAAAAAGTAAAGTTTTGCCATACTCACTAGCTTTTAATTTGTTTTTACATAATTCACCCATGCTTGCAAATAATTATTGCGAAGAAGAGATGAAAATGGTTAATGAGACCAGGAAAATATTAAATATTGCTGATTTAAAGCTCTCTGCTACATGTGTTCGAGTCCCAGTACTTAGAGCACATTCTGAATCGCTCAATATTGAATTTGCTAGAGTAGTTGAGCCTAAAGATGCTCTTGAAGAATTAAATAAATCTCCTGGAATTGAAATTATTGAGGATTACAAAAATAATAGATTTCCCATGCCAAATGACGTTATGGGAAGGGATAATGTTGCTGTTGGCAGGCTAAGAACTGATATAAGTCAGCCTAATGGATTAGAATTATGGCTATGTGGAGATCAAATAAGAAAAGGAGCAGCTCTTAATGCTGTTCAAATAGCTGAGTTATTAATTCCAAAAAAATGA